A genomic window from Arthrobacter sp. FW305-BF8 includes:
- a CDS encoding dihydrofolate reductase family protein, whose product MPDTTCHMSISLDGFVAGPDQSREDPLGKRGRELHGWHIGDPRANDADKAANEWLMRPRGAYVMGRNMFGPIRGDWDEEWTGWWGAEPPYHAPVFVMTHHRHDPIQMDGGTTFHFVTDGFDAAYSAACQAAGDKGVDIAGGASTVRQALIAGVIDELTLDIAPVLLGSGERIFDGVESFGFEPAEVLHSPLATHIRYRRVS is encoded by the coding sequence ATGCCGGACACCACCTGCCACATGTCGATCTCGCTTGACGGCTTCGTCGCCGGGCCGGACCAGAGCCGCGAGGACCCCTTGGGCAAACGGGGGCGGGAGCTGCACGGCTGGCATATCGGCGACCCGCGAGCCAATGATGCCGACAAGGCCGCGAACGAGTGGCTCATGCGCCCGCGGGGCGCGTATGTGATGGGCCGGAACATGTTCGGCCCGATTCGCGGGGACTGGGATGAGGAATGGACCGGGTGGTGGGGAGCCGAACCGCCGTACCACGCGCCGGTGTTCGTGATGACCCACCACAGGCATGACCCGATCCAGATGGACGGCGGGACCACCTTTCACTTCGTCACCGACGGCTTCGACGCTGCTTACTCGGCGGCGTGCCAGGCCGCCGGGGACAAAGGCGTGGACATCGCCGGTGGGGCCTCGACCGTCCGACAGGCACTGATCGCCGGTGTGATCGACGAGCTCACCCTCGACATCGCACCGGTCCTGCTCGGTTCGGGCGAGCGCATCTTCGACGGGGTTGAATCCTTCGGCTTCGAACCCGCCGAGGTGCTTCACTCACCGCTGGCCACCCACATCCGCTATCGCCGCGTCAGCTAG
- a CDS encoding glycosyltransferase family 4 protein, translating to MPSPPQAIRLLVPGNIRHNSGGNVYNAALAQGLEQLGAKVTIQPVGGDWPVGSKEERRRLAGLLMAGTGEGARAGAPAGVPANTVTMVDGLVASGAPEAMEAAAAAGHAPWVLLHMPLDEHPDLEARALRAAAGVICTSGSAAAEITRRHGLVGVRAALPGTGRARVARGSEPPRLLAVAALLPNKDQLTLLGALARLQDLEWTAALVGSATADPDYARQVTAAVDRYGLGGRVELAGELTGETLEQQWDAADLSLLVSKVEAFGMAVTESVARGVPVIVRAGTGAVEALGLGAETAPGYPDGAGPALPGAAVELGSDGDPAEADPGPLAALVRSWLTDPGLRAEWRRRALAGRELLPGWDATARQVLGYVAPKASPGRHSSQPPADGE from the coding sequence ATGCCGTCCCCGCCGCAAGCCATCCGGCTCCTGGTTCCCGGGAACATCCGCCACAACTCCGGCGGCAACGTCTATAACGCGGCGCTGGCGCAGGGCCTCGAGCAGCTGGGAGCCAAGGTGACCATCCAGCCGGTCGGCGGCGACTGGCCGGTGGGCAGCAAGGAAGAACGACGGCGGCTGGCCGGCTTGCTCATGGCTGGAACCGGTGAGGGGGCACGGGCAGGCGCCCCGGCGGGGGTGCCTGCCAACACCGTCACGATGGTTGACGGCCTGGTGGCCTCCGGCGCCCCCGAAGCGATGGAGGCTGCCGCCGCCGCCGGCCACGCGCCGTGGGTCCTGCTGCACATGCCCCTGGACGAGCACCCGGACCTGGAAGCCCGGGCACTCCGGGCGGCTGCCGGCGTGATCTGCACCAGTGGCTCCGCCGCCGCCGAAATTACCCGGCGGCATGGACTGGTGGGCGTCCGCGCGGCGCTGCCCGGAACAGGGCGCGCCCGGGTGGCGCGCGGATCCGAGCCGCCGCGGCTGCTGGCCGTGGCGGCACTGCTGCCCAACAAGGACCAGCTGACCCTCCTCGGCGCGCTGGCGCGGCTGCAGGATCTGGAGTGGACGGCTGCCCTCGTCGGTTCTGCCACGGCGGACCCCGACTACGCCCGCCAGGTCACGGCGGCAGTAGACCGCTACGGCCTCGGCGGCCGGGTGGAGCTTGCGGGCGAACTGACCGGCGAGACGCTGGAGCAGCAGTGGGACGCCGCCGACCTGAGCCTGCTGGTCTCCAAGGTGGAGGCCTTCGGCATGGCGGTCACCGAGTCCGTCGCCCGCGGGGTGCCGGTCATCGTCCGGGCCGGCACCGGGGCCGTCGAGGCGCTGGGGCTGGGTGCGGAAACTGCCCCAGGGTACCCGGACGGTGCTGGACCCGCGCTGCCCGGCGCCGCCGTCGAACTGGGCAGTGACGGTGATCCTGCCGAGGCGGACCCCGGGCCGCTGGCGGCCCTGGTGCGCAGCTGGCTCACAGACCCCGGGCTGCGCGCCGAATGGCGCCGGCGGGCCCTCGCCGGCAGGGAACTCCTGCCGGGCTGGGACGCCACTGCGCGCCAGGTGCTCGGCTACGTGGCGCCGAAAGCATCGCCGGGCCGCCATTCCTCGCAACCGCCTGCTGATGGAGAATGA
- a CDS encoding zinc-dependent alcohol dehydrogenase, whose protein sequence is MTTFQQQTEATAYWTVGPGQGELRTEELPVPGPEEALLRSLYSGISKGTELVVHQAAVPPCVAEEMRAPHQEGSFPSPVKFGYLSVGVVEQGPADWVGQTVFCLHPHQDRYVVPVSSLTRVPDAVPPRRAVLTGTVETAVNALWEAGPRLGDRVAVIGAGLVGGMVASLLRTFPLARLQLVDLDPSRKDLADALGVDFALPDDALADCDIVFHCSASEGGLERSLKLVGDEGDIIEMSWYADRKITLPLGEDFHARRLSIRASQVGAVARARRHRRTNADRLELAVSLLVDPVFDAFLTGTSDFTGLPGVVQDLAEGRLEALCHVIAYPTTEAPGAEDPVRKTATTESAR, encoded by the coding sequence ATGACTACTTTCCAGCAGCAGACCGAAGCAACCGCATATTGGACCGTAGGCCCCGGCCAGGGTGAACTCCGCACCGAGGAGCTGCCCGTCCCCGGCCCTGAGGAGGCACTGCTGCGCTCGCTGTACTCCGGCATCAGCAAGGGCACCGAACTCGTGGTCCACCAGGCCGCCGTTCCGCCCTGCGTCGCCGAGGAAATGCGTGCCCCCCACCAGGAGGGCTCCTTCCCGTCGCCGGTGAAATTCGGCTACCTGTCCGTGGGGGTGGTGGAGCAGGGCCCTGCGGACTGGGTGGGGCAAACCGTGTTCTGCCTCCACCCGCACCAGGACCGCTACGTGGTTCCGGTGTCCTCGCTCACCCGCGTTCCCGACGCAGTTCCTCCCCGCCGCGCGGTCCTCACCGGGACGGTGGAAACGGCGGTGAACGCCCTTTGGGAGGCAGGGCCACGGCTGGGCGACCGCGTCGCCGTGATCGGCGCCGGGCTGGTGGGCGGCATGGTGGCCTCGCTGCTGCGCACGTTTCCCCTCGCGCGGCTCCAGCTCGTGGACCTCGACCCCTCCCGCAAGGACCTCGCCGACGCGCTGGGCGTGGACTTCGCCCTTCCGGATGATGCCCTGGCGGACTGCGACATTGTGTTCCACTGCTCCGCTTCCGAAGGCGGGCTGGAACGCAGCCTGAAGCTGGTGGGGGACGAGGGCGACATCATCGAAATGTCCTGGTACGCCGACCGGAAAATCACGCTCCCGCTCGGCGAGGACTTCCACGCCCGCAGGCTGTCCATCCGGGCCAGCCAGGTGGGCGCCGTGGCTCGGGCCCGCCGGCACCGCCGCACCAACGCCGACAGGCTGGAGCTGGCTGTGTCCCTGCTGGTGGACCCGGTGTTCGATGCCTTCCTTACCGGCACCTCGGACTTCACCGGGCTGCCCGGCGTAGTCCAGGACCTGGCCGAGGGCCGGCTCGAAGCGCTGTGCCACGTCATTGCATACCCGACCACTGAAGCGCCCGGCGCCGAAGACCCAGTCCGTAAGACCGCCACCACAGAAAGCGCGAGGTAA
- a CDS encoding SRPBCC family protein: MHAKGTRSMDYAFVTEWRVAGTAEEVAAVLGDPAGLARWWPSVYLSVDPIHAGKANGVGRMARLHTKGWLPYTLRWTLTVTEPITSKGFAIRATGDLDGTGRWTFEQDGPEVLITYEWRVSATKPLLRRLSWLLKPGFSANHRWAMARGQESLALELRRRRAGTGTHSVPAPPPPTFPRVAGRGRRMDRRVRG, translated from the coding sequence ATGCACGCCAAAGGCACCAGGAGCATGGACTACGCCTTCGTCACGGAGTGGCGGGTGGCCGGGACGGCTGAGGAGGTCGCAGCGGTTCTGGGCGACCCCGCCGGGCTGGCCCGGTGGTGGCCGTCTGTGTACCTCAGTGTGGACCCCATCCATGCGGGCAAAGCGAACGGCGTGGGGCGGATGGCCAGGCTGCACACCAAGGGCTGGCTCCCCTATACCCTTCGCTGGACCCTGACCGTCACAGAACCCATCACGAGTAAGGGCTTCGCAATCCGCGCAACGGGCGACCTGGACGGGACCGGGCGCTGGACGTTCGAGCAGGACGGCCCGGAAGTCCTGATCACGTATGAGTGGCGGGTCAGCGCCACCAAGCCGCTGCTGCGGCGGCTCAGCTGGTTGCTGAAACCCGGGTTCTCCGCCAACCACCGGTGGGCGATGGCACGCGGGCAGGAAAGCCTGGCGTTGGAATTGCGGCGCCGGCGGGCGGGAACCGGCACGCACTCCGTCCCCGCACCACCGCCGCCCACGTTCCCGCGGGTGGCGGGGCGTGGGCGGCGGATGGACCGGCGGGTTCGTGGCTAG
- a CDS encoding 6-pyruvoyl trahydropterin synthase family protein, producing the protein MFSLTVRRHFMIAHSLPREAFGPAQGLHGATFVAEVTFRRRALNDDAIVLDIGAAGTMIEEVLAGLNYRNLDDHPDFVGKLSTTEALAQYIAEAVAARLRKDTDGRELAGLDVTLRENPDAWASYALELGGS; encoded by the coding sequence TTGTTCAGCCTGACCGTACGCCGCCACTTCATGATCGCCCACAGCCTTCCCCGGGAGGCGTTCGGGCCTGCCCAGGGCCTGCACGGGGCGACCTTCGTCGCGGAGGTGACCTTCCGCCGTCGTGCCCTCAACGACGACGCCATCGTCCTGGACATCGGCGCGGCCGGCACCATGATCGAGGAGGTGCTGGCCGGGCTCAACTACCGCAACCTGGACGATCACCCGGACTTCGTCGGCAAACTGAGCACCACTGAGGCACTGGCACAGTACATTGCCGAGGCCGTCGCGGCGCGTCTGCGGAAGGACACGGACGGCCGGGAACTCGCAGGCCTGGACGTCACCCTGCGGGAAAACCCCGACGCCTGGGCGAGCTACGCCCTCGAGCTCGGGGGGAGCTGA
- a CDS encoding efflux RND transporter permease subunit, whose product MRRIVGFSLKFRALVVAIAVAMMAFGGVQLSTASVDVFPEFAPPKVEIQTICIGLTAAEVEQLVSVPLEDALNGVESLDEIRSKSVEQLSSIVLIFAPGADLLKARQLVSERIANVIPSLPTWAAPPVILQPLSSTSRVMKIGLTSDQRSLMEMSMITYWKIRAHLLRVPGVANVAIWGERLQMLQVQAIPDKLKAHDVSLNQVMEVTANALDAGLLQYSPGSVIGTGGHIETPNQRVGIQHVLPITTPKDLAEITIEERNGKPLRLGDVANVVEDHQPLIGDAVINQGQGLMLIVEKLPWGNTLEVTRGVEAALQQMEPGLSGITVDTEIFRPATFIEESLNNLSRALMLGCILVVLVLGAFLFQWRTALISLIAIPLSLVTAASVLYLTGASVNTMVLAGLVIAVGVVVDDAIIDIENIIRRLRQHRAEGGTRSTASVVLEASLEVRGPIVYATLIIIAAAVPIFFLQGLTGAFFRPLAISYTLAVLASMLVALTVTPALALIFMRKVPLKEQEPPLVRVLKRGYRAVLSRMVRRPVAGYATFGAMAAIGAITAPLLGQSLLPDFKERDFLMHWLTQPGTSVSEEYRVSQKACEELLTIPGVRNCGSHIGQAFNADEVVGVYFGENWISIDPAVDYDKTLKSIHEVVDGYPGIVRDVQTYLKERIREVLTGASNAVVVRLYGDDLALLRSKAAEIHSIFDATEGAVDVQTALQKDIPQVNIEVDLAKAQSYGLKPGDVRRAAAWLVAGEEVGDVYRGGKAYDVQVWSPPEVRSDITSIRNLPIDTPSGQKILLSDVASVQVKPTPNVIQRDAHSRRIDIQANVKEGTLGTVVAAMEEGLKKLELPPGFRTQILGEFQERQAATNTLLTLAIGALAVIYLLLQVAFGSWRLATLVILTLPIALVGGVFAAFMGGGVLSLGSIVGFLTVMGIAARNGILLINHCQHLEKYEGEKFGPELVLRGAGERLSPILMTTLATGLALVPLVVLGNIPGHEIEHPMALVILGGLVTSTLLNLFVVPSLYLRFAKPKAERYQAPPEPALANA is encoded by the coding sequence CCCTCGAAGACGCCCTCAACGGCGTTGAGAGCCTGGATGAGATCCGCTCCAAGTCCGTGGAGCAGTTGTCCTCGATCGTGCTGATTTTCGCCCCGGGAGCGGACCTGCTTAAGGCCCGCCAGCTGGTCTCGGAGCGGATCGCCAACGTCATTCCGTCGCTGCCCACCTGGGCGGCGCCGCCGGTGATCCTGCAGCCGCTGTCGTCCACCAGCCGGGTCATGAAGATCGGACTGACTTCGGACCAGCGCTCGCTCATGGAAATGTCCATGATCACGTACTGGAAGATCCGCGCCCACCTGCTGCGGGTCCCGGGCGTGGCCAATGTGGCCATCTGGGGTGAGCGGCTGCAGATGCTGCAGGTGCAAGCGATTCCGGACAAGCTGAAGGCCCATGACGTCAGCCTGAACCAGGTCATGGAAGTTACCGCCAACGCCCTCGACGCCGGCCTGCTGCAGTATTCGCCGGGTTCCGTCATTGGTACCGGCGGCCACATCGAGACGCCCAACCAGCGGGTCGGAATCCAGCACGTGCTGCCAATCACCACTCCGAAGGACCTCGCCGAGATCACCATCGAGGAGAGGAACGGGAAGCCGCTCCGCCTGGGTGATGTGGCCAACGTCGTGGAAGACCACCAGCCGCTCATTGGCGACGCCGTGATCAACCAGGGCCAAGGGCTGATGCTCATCGTCGAGAAACTTCCCTGGGGCAACACCCTGGAAGTCACCCGGGGCGTTGAGGCCGCCCTGCAGCAGATGGAGCCGGGACTCAGCGGCATCACCGTTGATACGGAGATCTTCCGGCCCGCAACGTTCATCGAGGAGTCCCTCAACAACCTCAGCCGCGCGCTGATGCTGGGCTGCATCCTCGTGGTGCTGGTGCTGGGCGCGTTCCTCTTCCAGTGGCGCACCGCGCTGATCAGCCTGATCGCCATCCCGCTGTCACTCGTGACGGCGGCATCCGTCCTCTACCTCACAGGAGCATCGGTTAACACCATGGTCCTGGCGGGGCTGGTGATTGCCGTCGGGGTGGTGGTGGATGATGCGATCATCGACATCGAGAACATCATCCGAAGACTCCGGCAGCACCGGGCGGAGGGCGGGACACGGTCCACCGCCTCGGTGGTCCTGGAGGCCTCACTGGAGGTCCGCGGGCCCATCGTCTACGCCACGCTGATCATCATCGCTGCAGCGGTGCCGATCTTCTTCCTGCAGGGACTGACCGGGGCCTTCTTCAGGCCGCTGGCCATCTCCTACACCCTGGCGGTGCTGGCGTCGATGCTCGTGGCGCTGACCGTCACACCGGCGCTGGCACTGATCTTCATGCGGAAAGTTCCGCTGAAGGAGCAGGAACCGCCCTTGGTGAGGGTGCTCAAACGCGGCTACCGGGCGGTCCTGAGCCGGATGGTAAGGCGGCCCGTGGCGGGGTACGCGACCTTCGGTGCCATGGCCGCCATTGGTGCCATCACGGCGCCGCTGCTGGGGCAGTCGCTGCTGCCTGACTTCAAGGAGCGCGACTTCCTGATGCACTGGCTGACCCAGCCGGGCACGTCGGTGTCGGAGGAGTACCGCGTCAGCCAGAAGGCCTGCGAGGAACTGCTGACAATCCCGGGGGTCCGGAACTGCGGCTCGCATATCGGGCAGGCCTTCAACGCGGACGAGGTCGTGGGGGTCTACTTCGGCGAGAACTGGATCAGCATCGATCCCGCGGTTGACTATGACAAGACGCTGAAGTCGATCCATGAAGTGGTGGACGGCTATCCCGGTATTGTGCGCGACGTCCAGACCTACCTGAAGGAGAGAATCCGTGAGGTTCTCACCGGAGCCAGTAACGCCGTCGTCGTCCGGCTTTACGGAGACGACCTGGCGCTCCTGCGCTCCAAGGCGGCGGAGATCCATTCCATCTTTGACGCCACCGAAGGAGCCGTTGACGTCCAGACGGCGCTGCAGAAGGACATCCCGCAGGTCAACATCGAGGTGGATCTGGCCAAGGCCCAGAGCTACGGGCTGAAGCCAGGCGACGTCCGCCGGGCCGCAGCCTGGCTGGTTGCCGGCGAGGAAGTCGGCGACGTGTACCGGGGCGGTAAGGCCTACGACGTCCAGGTCTGGAGCCCGCCGGAGGTCCGTTCTGATATCACCAGCATCAGGAACCTCCCGATTGACACACCGAGCGGGCAGAAGATCCTGCTGTCCGATGTGGCAAGCGTCCAGGTCAAGCCGACTCCGAACGTCATCCAGCGCGATGCGCACTCACGGCGCATCGACATCCAGGCCAACGTGAAGGAAGGCACGCTGGGCACTGTGGTTGCGGCCATGGAGGAAGGGCTTAAGAAGTTGGAGCTGCCCCCGGGCTTCCGCACGCAGATCCTGGGCGAGTTCCAGGAACGCCAGGCGGCCACTAACACGCTGCTGACGCTCGCCATCGGGGCGCTGGCCGTGATCTACCTGCTCCTGCAGGTGGCCTTCGGAAGCTGGCGGCTGGCGACGCTGGTGATCCTCACCCTGCCGATCGCCCTGGTGGGCGGCGTGTTCGCCGCCTTCATGGGGGGAGGGGTGCTGTCGCTCGGGTCCATTGTGGGCTTCCTGACGGTCATGGGCATCGCGGCCAGGAACGGCATCCTGCTCATCAACCATTGCCAGCACCTGGAGAAGTATGAGGGTGAAAAGTTCGGTCCGGAACTGGTGCTGCGGGGCGCCGGCGAGCGCCTCTCGCCGATCCTGATGACCACCCTGGCCACGGGGCTTGCCCTGGTGCCGCTGGTGGTCCTGGGGAACATCCCCGGCCACGAGATTGAACATCCCATGGCCCTGGTGATCCTCGGCGGGCTGGTGACGTCCACGCTGCTCAACCTGTTCGTGGTCCCGTCGCTGTACCTGAGGTTCGCCAAGCCGAAGGCCGAGCGGTACCAGGCACCCCCGGAGCCCGCCCTGGCTAACGCCTAG